Proteins encoded by one window of Acidipropionibacterium virtanenii:
- a CDS encoding alpha/beta fold hydrolase has translation MTLPDGRTMAWEEFGAADGRPVLFLHGTPGGRLSAAKYEPFALARGLRLVAPDRPGYGLSSARPGMTLSDYAEDLLDLCWWRGWGPVPVVAGSAGAAYALALGAAASEMVTGLSIFSGIAPMTDAEATTLIPVNQQLRVAVDDPVELQRLVGQVRDAILSGTLEGVPEDPALVDALRPGADGMVADYRNVFGEWGLDPVAVRVPVFWIHGTDDVNAPISAARRLAAQLPDTSFEEIGGGVHAPSAETLNKVFDATQ, from the coding sequence ATGACCCTTCCCGATGGCCGGACGATGGCGTGGGAGGAGTTCGGGGCGGCCGACGGCCGTCCGGTCCTGTTCCTGCATGGGACGCCGGGCGGCCGGTTGAGCGCCGCCAAGTACGAGCCTTTCGCGCTGGCCCGGGGGCTGCGTCTCGTCGCGCCCGATCGACCCGGCTACGGCCTGAGCAGCGCGCGGCCGGGAATGACGCTGTCCGACTACGCGGAGGACCTCCTGGACCTGTGCTGGTGGCGCGGCTGGGGCCCGGTTCCCGTGGTGGCCGGTTCGGCGGGGGCGGCCTACGCCCTGGCTCTCGGGGCGGCGGCCTCGGAGATGGTGACCGGATTGTCAATCTTCTCCGGCATCGCGCCCATGACAGACGCCGAGGCGACCACGCTCATCCCGGTGAACCAGCAGCTGCGGGTGGCCGTGGATGATCCCGTCGAGTTGCAGCGTCTTGTCGGGCAGGTGCGCGACGCGATCCTGAGCGGAACACTGGAGGGCGTGCCCGAGGATCCCGCCCTGGTTGACGCCCTGAGGCCGGGCGCCGACGGGATGGTCGCCGACTACCGGAATGTCTTCGGCGAGTGGGGTCTCGATCCCGTCGCGGTACGAGTGCCGGTGTTCTGGATCCACGGGACCGACGACGTCAACGCCCCGATCTCGGCGGCCCGACGGCTGGCCGCACAACTGCCCGATACCAGCTTCGAGGAGATCGGCGGCGGGGTTCACGCCCCGTCGGCCGAGACGCTGAACAAGGTGTTCGACGCGACCCAGTGA
- a CDS encoding M20/M25/M40 family metallo-hydrolase has protein sequence MSTADLDRMLADLRGLVAIPSVSADPSRAGDVIASAEKVSALFREVGVETQVVSAGGAPAVIGRREGPAGAPTVLLYAHHDVQPVADDWRTDPFELTIDGTRAYGRGAADDKAGVAVHLEALRLLGEDLPVSVAVLVEGEEEVASPTLGAIINAHAQTLRADVVLAPDAVNAGVDAPAITTSLRGILNVRIGVRTAARAVHSGIYGGVLPDALGVLVHLLDSLTDEAGRAAIPGIAADPDPRDPSAAMSAEEIAVAAGAVDDLRSASDELAADLWTRPSVTVLGIDAPRTDAASMVLTPQARAVVSLRLPPTVSPKDAEEALRARLEAQNRVGAEVSVEVLLGGRGWSDSGTSSASDLALNALSESFGRDAVTLGVGGGIPFIQTLTERFPGIEPVITAVQDPSSAAHGADESVSLRTLVAAAEAEAGMLRRIAGAR, from the coding sequence GTGAGCACCGCGGATCTGGACCGGATGCTGGCCGATCTCCGCGGGCTCGTGGCGATCCCGTCGGTGAGCGCCGATCCGTCCCGGGCCGGCGACGTCATCGCCTCCGCCGAGAAGGTCTCGGCCCTGTTCCGCGAGGTCGGGGTGGAGACGCAGGTGGTCTCCGCCGGTGGTGCCCCGGCGGTGATCGGGCGCCGTGAGGGCCCAGCCGGTGCACCGACCGTGCTGCTGTACGCCCATCACGACGTCCAGCCGGTGGCCGATGACTGGCGCACCGACCCCTTCGAGCTCACAATCGACGGCACACGTGCCTATGGCCGTGGAGCCGCCGATGACAAGGCCGGGGTGGCGGTGCATCTGGAGGCGCTGCGTCTGCTGGGCGAGGATCTTCCGGTCTCGGTGGCGGTGCTCGTCGAGGGCGAGGAGGAGGTGGCCTCCCCCACTCTGGGCGCCATCATCAACGCCCATGCGCAGACCCTGCGCGCCGACGTCGTCCTGGCCCCCGACGCGGTCAATGCCGGCGTCGATGCGCCCGCGATCACGACGTCTCTGCGCGGCATCCTCAATGTGCGGATCGGCGTGCGGACGGCCGCCCGGGCGGTGCATTCGGGGATCTACGGCGGCGTCCTGCCCGATGCTCTGGGGGTACTGGTGCACCTGCTCGACAGCCTCACCGATGAGGCCGGGAGGGCGGCGATCCCCGGGATCGCGGCCGATCCGGACCCGAGGGATCCCAGCGCCGCAATGAGCGCCGAGGAGATCGCCGTGGCCGCCGGTGCGGTCGATGATCTGCGGTCGGCATCCGATGAGCTGGCCGCCGACCTGTGGACGCGGCCGTCGGTCACCGTGCTGGGGATCGACGCCCCGAGGACCGATGCGGCGTCGATGGTGCTGACCCCGCAGGCCCGGGCTGTCGTGAGCCTCCGGCTGCCTCCAACAGTGTCACCGAAGGACGCCGAGGAGGCGTTGCGGGCGCGCCTGGAGGCGCAGAATCGGGTGGGTGCCGAGGTGTCGGTCGAGGTGCTGCTCGGCGGGCGGGGATGGTCGGATTCCGGCACGAGTTCGGCGAGCGATCTGGCACTGAATGCCTTGTCGGAGTCATTCGGGCGGGACGCCGTGACGCTGGGCGTGGGCGGTGGGATCCCGTTCATCCAGACGTTGACCGAGCGCTTCCCGGGGATCGAACCGGTGATCACGGCAGTGCAGGATCCGTCGTCGGCGGCTCATGGCGCAGACGAGTCGGTGTCGCTGCGGACGCTGGTCGCGGCGGCCGAGGCGGAGGCCGGAATGCTTCGCAGGATCGCAGGCGCCAGGTGA